In a single window of the Solea senegalensis isolate Sse05_10M linkage group LG1, IFAPA_SoseM_1, whole genome shotgun sequence genome:
- the gcm2 gene encoding chorion-specific transcription factor GCMb isoform X1 has translation MSRAEERDEADCVCSVGMKLTWDINDPKLPQDLKQFDSFQEWTDGYVRYIYSSEDKNAQRHLSGWAMRNTNNHNCQILKKSCLGVVVCSRGCTLPDGSRLQLRPAICDKARQKQQKKLCPSCNASLELLPCRGHSGYPVTNFWRVDGKAIFFQAKGIHDHPRPESKSETEARRSSVKRRVSSPPFTPKRRLIETQALGPALLSCMEPPDRISFIEPNFPQHYTAFQSPEPYYNPHNALGEAPPTLQKPANPRLYMGRPGYEFQGYLTSPSYPVTSDLCDSRMTPVIGPSSSSSSSVPLSSSSCSSSFDTQTKPPPSWKELLKGSAPYGDNHHYYSADYPCRYTGNTPGSPAALQTIITTTTKVSYQPCPKPSAVLPAYQSCPKPPAGLPSHQPCTPSKPPGLPGCSSLLDDSASSMYSTEVKVTEESGGVIKSLSFPPEPLQTKTERADGYDYRYAYPNTYRYDDY, from the exons ATGTCCCGGGCGGAGGAGCGGGACGAGGCGGACTGTGTATGTTCAGTCGGGATGAAACTAACGTGGGACATCAACGACCCCAAACTACCGCAG gacCTGAAGCAGTTTGACTCATTTCAGGAGTGGACAGACGGTTACGTTCGTTACATTTACAGCT CTGAAGATAAAAATGCACAGCGCCACCTGTCTGGCTGGGCGATGAGAAACACCAACAACCACAACTGTCAGATCCTGAAGAAGTCGTGTCTGGGCGTGGTGGTGTGTTCTCGTGGCTGCACGCTGCCCGACGGCTCCAGACTTCAGCTCCGCCCTGCCATCTGTGACAAGGCcagacagaagcagcaga agaagCTGTGTCCGAGCTGTAACGCCTCTCTGGAGCTGCTGCCATGTCGCGGGCACAGTGGTTACCCCGTCACCAACTTCTGGAGGGTGGACGGAAAGGCCATTTTCTTCCAG GCTAAAGGGATCCACGATCACCCCAGACCAGAGTCAAAGTCCGAGACTGAAGCCAGAAGAAGTTCAGTGAAGAGACGAGTCAGTTCACCTCCATTCACACCAAAGAGACGACTCATCGAAACCCAG GCTCTGGGCCCTGCTCTCCTGTCCTGCATGGAACCACCTGACAGAATCTCCTTCATTGAACCAAACTTCCCGCAGCATTACACGGCATTCCAGAGTCCAGAGCCCTACTACAACCCCCACAATGCTCTGGGGGAGGCTCCACCCACCCTGCAGAAACCAGCCAATCCCAGGCTCTACATGGGCCGTCCTGGCTATGAGTTCCAGGGATACCTGACCTCACCTTCATATCCTGTGACTTctgacctctgtgactccaG GATGACTCCGGTCATTGGtccctcctcctcgtcttcatcatcagttcctctctcatcctcctcctgctcctcctccttcgaCACTCAGACCAAACCTCCTCCAAGCTGGAAAGAGCTGTTGAAGGGCTCCGCCCCCTATGGAGACAACCACCACTATTACAGCGCTGACTATCCCTGCCGTTACACAGGTAACACCCCGGGGTCACCTGCAGCGCTGCAGACAATCATCACCACGACAACCAAG GTGTCCTACCAGCCCTGCCCCAAGCCTTCGGCGGTGCTTCCTGCCTACCAGTCGTGTCCCAAACCTCCAGCTGGTCTGCCGTCGCACCAGCCATGTACTCCGTCTAAACCGCCCGGTCTTCCCGGCTGCTCCTCGCTGCTGGATGACTCCGCATCCTCCATGTACTCCACCGAGGTGAAGGTGACCGAGGAGTCAGGAGGAGTCATCAAGTCTCTGTCGTTTCCACCAGAACCTCTGCAGACCAAGACAGAGCGAGCTGACGGCTACGACTACCGCTATGCCTACCCCAACACATATCGCTATGACGACTACTGA
- the LOC122777750 gene encoding zinc finger and BTB domain-containing protein 14-like has product MAETVKYVDDEHKSIFLKLLNEQRLEGEHCDIAVVVEDVKFRAHRCVLAACSNYFKKLFKKHEVDNSSVIEIDFIRSDIFEEVLNYMYTAKISVKKRDVNLMMSSGQILGIRFLDKLCSQKRDMSSEDKDKFPYDIVKMALPPEAQLATESEVLGDDTPTTDDLVEASANQELDKSPSAALRVQEAILKELANEDVHKVSCYDQDVVSEMEAEPKELGAEQHSSQTLAFTDSMSEVKDEQTPAWSSATTDMKFEYLLYGHREQLSCHICGKNFLDESRLRKHEKLHSAERPFACEICTKAFTTHAHLKEHLKIHTGFKPYRCEVCGKSFIRAPDLKKHERVHSNERPFACQMCDKAFKHKSHLKDHERRHRGEKPFVCPSCSKAFAKASDLKRHENNMHSERKQMNPLQSDTETLQAAAMAAEEQQLDMSPAP; this is encoded by the exons atGGCAGAGACGGTGAAGTACGTGGACGATGAACATAAAAGCATCTTCCTGAAGCTTCTTAACGAGCAGCGTCTCGAGGGCGAACACTGTGACATCGCTGTGGTCGTCGAGGATGTGAAGTTCCGCGCTCACCGCTGCGTCCTTGCCGCCTGCTCCAACTACTTCAAGAAGCTGTTTAAGAAACATGAG GTGGATAACTCGTCCGTCATTGAGATCGACTTCATACGCTCGGACATCTTTGAAGAAGTGTTGAACTACATGTACACAGCAAAGATCTCTGTGAAGAAGAGAGATGTTaacctgatgatgtcatcaggtcAAATCCTTGGAATACGATTCCTGGACAAACTCTGCTCCCAG aaaCGAGACATGTCctcagaagacaaagacaagttTCCCTACGACATCGTAAAGATGGCGCTGCCGCCTGAAGCTCAGCTGGCCACAGAGTCTGAG gtgCTCGGAGATGACACGCCCACTACTGATGACCTTGTGGAAGCATCGGCCAATCAGGAACTAGATAAATCTCCCAGTGCAGCACTGAGAGTTCAGGAAGCAATTCTGAAAGAACTGGCCAATGAGGACGTccacaag GTGAGCTGCTATGACCAGGATGTGGTGTCAGAGATGGAGGCGGAGCCTAAAGAGTTGGGGGCGGAGCAGCACAGCTCTCAGACGTTGGCGTTCACGGACAGTATGAGTGAAGTAAAAGACGAGCAGACTCCTGCCTGGTCCTCAGCAACAACTGACATGAAGTTTGAGTATCTGCTGTATGGACACAGAGAACAGCTGTCCTGTCACATCTGTGGGAAGAACTTCCTGGACGAGAGCAGACTGAG GAAACATGAGAAGCTTCATTCAGCAGAGAGACCGTTCGCCTGTGAGATCTGTACTAAAGCTTTTACTACACACGCTCACCTgaaag agcacCTGAAGATACACACAGGCTTTAAACCGTACAGATGTGAAGTTTGTGGCAAATCTTTTATTCGAGCTCCAGAtctgaaaaaacatgaaagagtTCACAGCAACGAGAGACCGTTCGCCTGTCAGATGTGTGACAAG GCTTTTAAACACAAGTCTCACCTGAAGGACCatgagaggagacacagaggagagaaaccGTTCGTCTGTCCTTCCTGTTCCAAGGCTTTTGCCAAG GCATCAGACCTGAAGCGTCATGAGAACAACATGCACAGTGAGAGGAAACAGATGAATCCTCTGCAGAGCGACACAGAGACACTACAGGCTGCTGCCATGGCAGCAGAAGAGCAACAGCTCGATATGAGCCCCGCCCCCTGA
- the sycp2l gene encoding synaptonemal complex protein 2-like isoform X1 encodes MFQVQVQDCLVLRDSKCLVSVLRDEGLTGVSITTLDQCVTKALSGRGFSSVLVVLKSLQILSENRDELQTLVNHGLTTKVLLWFKIIHDLLTSDPHRSSASLHSLTEEFYDYFLILSHSSLSVSQVSVVLVHLVQSSLEPQIHFPVRLEAIRTLNRILESVSPDQRKLIQTHQNQNLIQSQLAAAVLSAGDYELQVSLSEALCRLTPKKKRQLQATHWFSSCDIRDAFCDIRDGDFEVDCRRFLNFVNSFHGNQRRVFSFPCVRVFLDSTQLFRPKDDKLDEFWIDFNVGSGCVSFFVNDPNGYLWDSVHLLREDVSCYSFQVKHEECTGTETVLSVHLNNPIMHHSSRGQRVELIFSCDYQRDLQEAAERVFKSGRSSPSNKASGSKVQAPPPVRSYSRKKPQKKSHLKILPLSSPSSEDDSCVSKTPSKSRAEILFDQIRHSTPNYSTGVPVGAEPVVSHKYTVEVGRGASAVQQEVVSSDRKRAAADSGYLSDHTEGSPAHKKKVEPQAEREGSVHFLNVDTGSVAHLDSVWSPEGVGPLTDEVEPFGEGVEGEGSANTLGVRPESDLTSGFTNVFKNLKAELEQHMTSCWKKVEQNIHLSFNECQQQVTSLLTAVHQHRLSLLQNFENIVTDELKHLEENSTQLNNLNTQIQTQIQRLGSFCNDQLIRLKRLESRDSEDQDLRT; translated from the exons ATG ttccaggtccaggtccaggacTGTCTTGTCCTCAGAGACTCAAAGTGTCTTGTTTCCGTTCTTCGTGATGAAGGTTTGACCGGAGTCAGCATCACCACACTAGACCAGTGTGTTACCAAG gctCTGAGTGGGCGTGGCTTCAGCAGTGTCCTGGTTGTATTAAAGTCTTTACAGattttgtctgaaaacagaGACGAGCTGCAGACTCTCGTCAACCATGGACTGACCACAAAG GTGTTGCTGTGGTTTAAAATCATCCATGAccttctgacctctgaccctcatAGAAGCTCCGCCTCCCTGCACAGCCTGACTGAGGAATTTTATGACTACTTCCTG aTTCTGTCTCACTCGTCTCTCTCag tgtctcaggtGTCTGTGGTTCTTGTCCATTTGGTCCAGTCCAGTCTAGAACCACAGATCCACTTCCCTGTCAGACTTGAG gCCATTAGAACTTTGAACAGAATCCTCGAGTCAGTGAGTCCAGACCAGAGGAAACTGATCCAGAcccaccagaaccagaacctcATCCA gagtCAGCTGGCTGCAGCAGTTCTCTCAGCTGGAG ACTACGAGCTGCAGGTCAGCCTATCAGAGGCTCTGTGTCGTCTGACGCCCAAGAAAAAGCGCCAGCTACAGGCCACTCACTGGTTCAGCAGCTGTGACATCAGAGACGCCTTCTGTGACATCAGAGACGGAGACTTTGAGGTG GACTGCAGACGTTTCCTGAATTTTGTGAACAGTTTCCATGGTAACCAGAGGAG AGTGTTTTCTTTCCCGTGTGTCCGGGTTTTTCTGGACTCTACACAG CTGTTTCGACCTAAAGACGACAAACTGGACGAGTTCTGGATCGATTTTAATGTCGGCTCAGGATGTGTGAGCTTCTTTGTCAACGATCCTAAC GGTTACCTGTGGGACTCTGTTCACCTGCTCAGAGAGGATGTGAGTTGCTACAGTTTCCAGGTCAAACACGAag aATGCACTGGGACTGAGACTGTCCTCAGCGTCCATCTGAACAATCCCATCAtgcaccacagcagcagaggtcagagggtgGAGCTGATTTTCAGCTGTGATTATCAGAGAGACctgcaggaggcagcagagagggTCTTTAAG AGTGGGAGGAGCTCCCCTTCTAATAAAGCATCAGGAAGTAAAGTCCAGGCTCCACCCCCTGTACGCTCCTACAGCAGAAagaaaccacagaagaagagccATCTGAAGA TTCTTCCTCTGTCGTCTCCCAGCAGCGAGGACGACTCCTGTGTGTCAAAG acTCCAAGtaaaagcagagcagagattCTGTTTGATCAGATCAGACACTCAACGCCCAACTACAGCACAG GTGTTCCTGTGGGGGCGGAGCCAGTGGtgtcacacaaatacacagtggAGGTTGGAAGAGGAGCTTCAGCTGTACAGCAG GAAGTAGTCAGCAGTGACAGGAagagagctgctgctgactcAG GTTACCTGTCGGATCACACTGAGGGCAGCCCAGCCCACAAGAAGAAGGTGGAGCcacaggcagagagggaggggtcTGTGCACTTCCTGAACGTTGATACTGGATCTGTTGCTCATCTGGACTCAGTGTGGTCACCTGAGGGGGTGGGGCCACTAACAGATGAGGTGGAGCCATTTGGGGAAGGAGTTGAGGGGGAGGGGTCAGCGAACACGCTGGGGGTGAGGCCAGAGTCAGACCTGACATCAGGTTTCACCAATGTGTTTAAAAACCTCAAAGCAGAACTGGAGCAGCACATGACG AGCTGCTGGAAGAAAGTGGAACAAAACATTCATCTGTCCTTTAACGAGTGTCAACAACAGGTGACGTCATTGCTCACAGCTGTCCATCAACACAG gttgtCGCTGCTGCAGAACTTTGAAAACATCGTCACTGATGAACTGAAACatctggaggaaaattcaacaCAACTGAACAACCTGAACACACAGATACAG ACTCAGATCCAGCGTCTCGGGTCCTTCTGTAATGATCAGCTGATCAG GCTGAAACGTCTGGAGAGCAGAGACTCTGAAGACCAGGACCTGAGAACATAG
- the sycp2l gene encoding synaptonemal complex protein 2-like isoform X2 codes for MFQVQVQDCLVLRDSKCLVSVLRDEGLTGVSITTLDQCVTKVLLWFKIIHDLLTSDPHRSSASLHSLTEEFYDYFLILSHSSLSVSQVSVVLVHLVQSSLEPQIHFPVRLEAIRTLNRILESVSPDQRKLIQTHQNQNLIQSQLAAAVLSAGDYELQVSLSEALCRLTPKKKRQLQATHWFSSCDIRDAFCDIRDGDFEVDCRRFLNFVNSFHGNQRRVFSFPCVRVFLDSTQLFRPKDDKLDEFWIDFNVGSGCVSFFVNDPNGYLWDSVHLLREDVSCYSFQVKHEECTGTETVLSVHLNNPIMHHSSRGQRVELIFSCDYQRDLQEAAERVFKSGRSSPSNKASGSKVQAPPPVRSYSRKKPQKKSHLKILPLSSPSSEDDSCVSKTPSKSRAEILFDQIRHSTPNYSTGVPVGAEPVVSHKYTVEVGRGASAVQQEVVSSDRKRAAADSGYLSDHTEGSPAHKKKVEPQAEREGSVHFLNVDTGSVAHLDSVWSPEGVGPLTDEVEPFGEGVEGEGSANTLGVRPESDLTSGFTNVFKNLKAELEQHMTSCWKKVEQNIHLSFNECQQQVTSLLTAVHQHSCVCVCRLSLLQNFENIVTDELKHLEENSTQLNNLNTQIQTQIQRLGSFCNDQLIRLKRLESRDSEDQDLRT; via the exons ATG ttccaggtccaggtccaggacTGTCTTGTCCTCAGAGACTCAAAGTGTCTTGTTTCCGTTCTTCGTGATGAAGGTTTGACCGGAGTCAGCATCACCACACTAGACCAGTGTGTTACCAAG GTGTTGCTGTGGTTTAAAATCATCCATGAccttctgacctctgaccctcatAGAAGCTCCGCCTCCCTGCACAGCCTGACTGAGGAATTTTATGACTACTTCCTG aTTCTGTCTCACTCGTCTCTCTCag tgtctcaggtGTCTGTGGTTCTTGTCCATTTGGTCCAGTCCAGTCTAGAACCACAGATCCACTTCCCTGTCAGACTTGAG gCCATTAGAACTTTGAACAGAATCCTCGAGTCAGTGAGTCCAGACCAGAGGAAACTGATCCAGAcccaccagaaccagaacctcATCCA gagtCAGCTGGCTGCAGCAGTTCTCTCAGCTGGAG ACTACGAGCTGCAGGTCAGCCTATCAGAGGCTCTGTGTCGTCTGACGCCCAAGAAAAAGCGCCAGCTACAGGCCACTCACTGGTTCAGCAGCTGTGACATCAGAGACGCCTTCTGTGACATCAGAGACGGAGACTTTGAGGTG GACTGCAGACGTTTCCTGAATTTTGTGAACAGTTTCCATGGTAACCAGAGGAG AGTGTTTTCTTTCCCGTGTGTCCGGGTTTTTCTGGACTCTACACAG CTGTTTCGACCTAAAGACGACAAACTGGACGAGTTCTGGATCGATTTTAATGTCGGCTCAGGATGTGTGAGCTTCTTTGTCAACGATCCTAAC GGTTACCTGTGGGACTCTGTTCACCTGCTCAGAGAGGATGTGAGTTGCTACAGTTTCCAGGTCAAACACGAag aATGCACTGGGACTGAGACTGTCCTCAGCGTCCATCTGAACAATCCCATCAtgcaccacagcagcagaggtcagagggtgGAGCTGATTTTCAGCTGTGATTATCAGAGAGACctgcaggaggcagcagagagggTCTTTAAG AGTGGGAGGAGCTCCCCTTCTAATAAAGCATCAGGAAGTAAAGTCCAGGCTCCACCCCCTGTACGCTCCTACAGCAGAAagaaaccacagaagaagagccATCTGAAGA TTCTTCCTCTGTCGTCTCCCAGCAGCGAGGACGACTCCTGTGTGTCAAAG acTCCAAGtaaaagcagagcagagattCTGTTTGATCAGATCAGACACTCAACGCCCAACTACAGCACAG GTGTTCCTGTGGGGGCGGAGCCAGTGGtgtcacacaaatacacagtggAGGTTGGAAGAGGAGCTTCAGCTGTACAGCAG GAAGTAGTCAGCAGTGACAGGAagagagctgctgctgactcAG GTTACCTGTCGGATCACACTGAGGGCAGCCCAGCCCACAAGAAGAAGGTGGAGCcacaggcagagagggaggggtcTGTGCACTTCCTGAACGTTGATACTGGATCTGTTGCTCATCTGGACTCAGTGTGGTCACCTGAGGGGGTGGGGCCACTAACAGATGAGGTGGAGCCATTTGGGGAAGGAGTTGAGGGGGAGGGGTCAGCGAACACGCTGGGGGTGAGGCCAGAGTCAGACCTGACATCAGGTTTCACCAATGTGTTTAAAAACCTCAAAGCAGAACTGGAGCAGCACATGACG AGCTGCTGGAAGAAAGTGGAACAAAACATTCATCTGTCCTTTAACGAGTGTCAACAACAGGTGACGTCATTGCTCACAGCTGTCCATCAACACAG ctgtgtgtgtgtgtgtaggttgtCGCTGCTGCAGAACTTTGAAAACATCGTCACTGATGAACTGAAACatctggaggaaaattcaacaCAACTGAACAACCTGAACACACAGATACAG ACTCAGATCCAGCGTCTCGGGTCCTTCTGTAATGATCAGCTGATCAG GCTGAAACGTCTGGAGAGCAGAGACTCTGAAGACCAGGACCTGAGAACATAG
- the LOC122781178 gene encoding guanine nucleotide-binding protein G(olf) subunit alpha-like isoform X2 gives MWTDSTLIIDSREKQEKTQDIRKNVKDAIVTIVTAMSTLTPPMPIGNPGNQFRVDYIKSIAPLSDFEYTEEFFEHTQKLWEDDGIRACFERSNEYQLIDCAQYFLDRLDSVRKTDYSPTDQDLLRCRVLTSGIFETRFQVDKVNFHMFDVGGQRDERRKWIQCFNDVTAIIFVAASSSYNMVIREDNSTNRLRESLDLYRSIWTNRFLKTISVILFLNKQDVLADKILAGKSKLEDYFPEYNNYQVPADAVPDANEDAKVTRAKFFIRDEFLRISTASGDGKHHCYPHFTCAVDTENIRRVFNDCRDIIQRMHLRQYELL, from the exons ATGTGGACGGATTCAACGCTGA TTATTGATTCCagagagaagcaggagaagaCTCAGGACATCAGGAAAAATGTGAAGGATGCCATCGTg aCCATCGTGACAGCCATGAGCACACTGACTCCGCCCATGCCTATTGGTAACCCTGGCAACCAGTTCAGAGTTGATTACATCAAGAGCATCGCACCACTGTCTGACTTTGAATACACAGAg gagTTCTTTGAACACACTCAGAAGCTCTGGGAGGACGACGGCATCAGAGCGTGTTTCGAACGCTCCAACGAATATCAGCTGATCGACTGTGCTCAGTA tTTCCTGGACAGGTTGGACTCTGTCAGGAAGACGGACTACTCGCCCACTGACCAG gaTTTGCTGCGCTGCAGAGTTTTGACCTCAGGGATTTTTGAGACGCGGTTTCAGGTGGATAAAGTCAACTTCCA TATGTTTGATGTAGGTGGACAGAGGGACGAACGCAGGAAGTGGATTCAGTGCTTTAATG ATGTGACAGCCATCATCTTTGTGGCAGCGAGCAGCAGCTACAACATGGTGATCAGAGAAGATAACTCCACCAACCGCCTGAGAGAATCTCTGGACCTGTACAGATCTATCTGGACCAACAG gTTTCTGAAAACCATCTCAGTGATTTTGTTCCTGAACAAACAGGATGTTCTGGCTGATAAGATTCTGGCGGGAAAATCTAAACTGGAGGATTATTTCCCTGAATACAACAACTACCAAGTTCCTGCTGATG ctgtTCCAGACGCTAATGAAGACGCCAAAGTGACGCGAGCCAAGTTCTTCATCAGAGACGAGTTTCTG AGGATCAGCACGGCGAGTGGAGATGGGAAACATCACTGTTACCCTCACTTCACCTGTGCCGTGGACACAGAAAACATCCGCCGCGTCTTCAACGACTGTCGAGACATCATTCAACGCATGCATCTGCGCCAGTACGAGCTTCTCTGA
- the gcm2 gene encoding chorion-specific transcription factor GCMb isoform X2: MSVSVSVSLSVCLSVSQDLKQFDSFQEWTDGYVRYIYSSEDKNAQRHLSGWAMRNTNNHNCQILKKSCLGVVVCSRGCTLPDGSRLQLRPAICDKARQKQQKKLCPSCNASLELLPCRGHSGYPVTNFWRVDGKAIFFQAKGIHDHPRPESKSETEARRSSVKRRVSSPPFTPKRRLIETQALGPALLSCMEPPDRISFIEPNFPQHYTAFQSPEPYYNPHNALGEAPPTLQKPANPRLYMGRPGYEFQGYLTSPSYPVTSDLCDSRMTPVIGPSSSSSSSVPLSSSSCSSSFDTQTKPPPSWKELLKGSAPYGDNHHYYSADYPCRYTGNTPGSPAALQTIITTTTKVSYQPCPKPSAVLPAYQSCPKPPAGLPSHQPCTPSKPPGLPGCSSLLDDSASSMYSTEVKVTEESGGVIKSLSFPPEPLQTKTERADGYDYRYAYPNTYRYDDY, from the exons atgtctgtgtctgtgtctgtgtctctgtctgtctgtctgtctgtctctcaggacCTGAAGCAGTTTGACTCATTTCAGGAGTGGACAGACGGTTACGTTCGTTACATTTACAGCT CTGAAGATAAAAATGCACAGCGCCACCTGTCTGGCTGGGCGATGAGAAACACCAACAACCACAACTGTCAGATCCTGAAGAAGTCGTGTCTGGGCGTGGTGGTGTGTTCTCGTGGCTGCACGCTGCCCGACGGCTCCAGACTTCAGCTCCGCCCTGCCATCTGTGACAAGGCcagacagaagcagcaga agaagCTGTGTCCGAGCTGTAACGCCTCTCTGGAGCTGCTGCCATGTCGCGGGCACAGTGGTTACCCCGTCACCAACTTCTGGAGGGTGGACGGAAAGGCCATTTTCTTCCAG GCTAAAGGGATCCACGATCACCCCAGACCAGAGTCAAAGTCCGAGACTGAAGCCAGAAGAAGTTCAGTGAAGAGACGAGTCAGTTCACCTCCATTCACACCAAAGAGACGACTCATCGAAACCCAG GCTCTGGGCCCTGCTCTCCTGTCCTGCATGGAACCACCTGACAGAATCTCCTTCATTGAACCAAACTTCCCGCAGCATTACACGGCATTCCAGAGTCCAGAGCCCTACTACAACCCCCACAATGCTCTGGGGGAGGCTCCACCCACCCTGCAGAAACCAGCCAATCCCAGGCTCTACATGGGCCGTCCTGGCTATGAGTTCCAGGGATACCTGACCTCACCTTCATATCCTGTGACTTctgacctctgtgactccaG GATGACTCCGGTCATTGGtccctcctcctcgtcttcatcatcagttcctctctcatcctcctcctgctcctcctccttcgaCACTCAGACCAAACCTCCTCCAAGCTGGAAAGAGCTGTTGAAGGGCTCCGCCCCCTATGGAGACAACCACCACTATTACAGCGCTGACTATCCCTGCCGTTACACAGGTAACACCCCGGGGTCACCTGCAGCGCTGCAGACAATCATCACCACGACAACCAAG GTGTCCTACCAGCCCTGCCCCAAGCCTTCGGCGGTGCTTCCTGCCTACCAGTCGTGTCCCAAACCTCCAGCTGGTCTGCCGTCGCACCAGCCATGTACTCCGTCTAAACCGCCCGGTCTTCCCGGCTGCTCCTCGCTGCTGGATGACTCCGCATCCTCCATGTACTCCACCGAGGTGAAGGTGACCGAGGAGTCAGGAGGAGTCATCAAGTCTCTGTCGTTTCCACCAGAACCTCTGCAGACCAAGACAGAGCGAGCTGACGGCTACGACTACCGCTATGCCTACCCCAACACATATCGCTATGACGACTACTGA
- the LOC122781178 gene encoding guanine nucleotide-binding protein G(olf) subunit alpha-like isoform X1: MGCLGGQTEEERLDEKAKREANKKIERQLQKERQAYKATHRLLLLGAGESGKSTIVKQMRILHVDGFNAEEKQEKTQDIRKNVKDAIVTIVTAMSTLTPPMPIGNPGNQFRVDYIKSIAPLSDFEYTEEFFEHTQKLWEDDGIRACFERSNEYQLIDCAQYFLDRLDSVRKTDYSPTDQDLLRCRVLTSGIFETRFQVDKVNFHMFDVGGQRDERRKWIQCFNDVTAIIFVAASSSYNMVIREDNSTNRLRESLDLYRSIWTNRFLKTISVILFLNKQDVLADKILAGKSKLEDYFPEYNNYQVPADAVPDANEDAKVTRAKFFIRDEFLRISTASGDGKHHCYPHFTCAVDTENIRRVFNDCRDIIQRMHLRQYELL, translated from the exons ATGGGCTGTTTAGGAGGACAAACAGAGGAAGAACGTCTGGATGAAAAAGCAAAGAGAGAAGCAAACAAGAAGATAGAGAGACAGttacagaaagagagacaggctTATAAAGCTACACACAGACTGTTACTCCTGG gagCAGGTGAATCAGGTAAAAGTACGATCGTGAAGCAGATGAGGATTCTTCATGTGGACGGATTCAACGCTGA agagaagcaggagaagaCTCAGGACATCAGGAAAAATGTGAAGGATGCCATCGTg aCCATCGTGACAGCCATGAGCACACTGACTCCGCCCATGCCTATTGGTAACCCTGGCAACCAGTTCAGAGTTGATTACATCAAGAGCATCGCACCACTGTCTGACTTTGAATACACAGAg gagTTCTTTGAACACACTCAGAAGCTCTGGGAGGACGACGGCATCAGAGCGTGTTTCGAACGCTCCAACGAATATCAGCTGATCGACTGTGCTCAGTA tTTCCTGGACAGGTTGGACTCTGTCAGGAAGACGGACTACTCGCCCACTGACCAG gaTTTGCTGCGCTGCAGAGTTTTGACCTCAGGGATTTTTGAGACGCGGTTTCAGGTGGATAAAGTCAACTTCCA TATGTTTGATGTAGGTGGACAGAGGGACGAACGCAGGAAGTGGATTCAGTGCTTTAATG ATGTGACAGCCATCATCTTTGTGGCAGCGAGCAGCAGCTACAACATGGTGATCAGAGAAGATAACTCCACCAACCGCCTGAGAGAATCTCTGGACCTGTACAGATCTATCTGGACCAACAG gTTTCTGAAAACCATCTCAGTGATTTTGTTCCTGAACAAACAGGATGTTCTGGCTGATAAGATTCTGGCGGGAAAATCTAAACTGGAGGATTATTTCCCTGAATACAACAACTACCAAGTTCCTGCTGATG ctgtTCCAGACGCTAATGAAGACGCCAAAGTGACGCGAGCCAAGTTCTTCATCAGAGACGAGTTTCTG AGGATCAGCACGGCGAGTGGAGATGGGAAACATCACTGTTACCCTCACTTCACCTGTGCCGTGGACACAGAAAACATCCGCCGCGTCTTCAACGACTGTCGAGACATCATTCAACGCATGCATCTGCGCCAGTACGAGCTTCTCTGA